The sequence tgataaaaaaaaaaaaaaaaaaaaaattagtagaAAGTCCTTTAGtagtttttttgattaatttgaCCGACCAAGATTCacacattttattattttttttttttactttttttttttttaaattttttattttgggaTTCttggaaattaatttaatcatCCCAACAGAGAGttaaaaattccaaaaaaaatatttcaaacttttaacaaataataaaaaataattttaattaacaaataataaaaaaataaaataatataaaataaaataaaataaaataatataaaattaaattaaattaaattaaattaaattaaatttttatttttttcaaacaaattgatttaatttaaaatttttttcctttttttgtGATATTGGAATTTatatgaaaattttatttgattagtTTATTCAATTGGacttgaatttaaaattattttcctttttaaaatcgatttcattttattttaaatttaattatttttgtattttagaaaaaaaaatttttttttaagtttttaaatttcccatatttgatttaaacttaaaaataaaaaaataataataaaaattaatataaaaaaaaaaaattagctttgcaaaaaaaaaaaaaaaaaattaatattttttttttttttttaatttttttttttttaatttttttttttttaatttttttttttttaattttttttttcatttttattttttttttttttaatttttttttttttcaatttatttaacatACATACCCTATCACATACACATAATTACATATACACCTTTTTAcatatatcattttttttttttttcacaaaaaaCTTAAacttatataaataatatacaaTGAGTACAGCCGCTAGAAGACGTTTAATGCGtgtatgtattattattattctatatcaattttttattttttattattttttatttttttacacaCACTtacttaaaaataaaataaaattatatttacttCACATATATAGGATTTCAAAAGATTACAATCAGATCCACCAGCAGGTATTTCCGGTGCACCATTAGaaaacaatattttaatGTGGCAAGCTGTAATTTTTGGGTATGTATTTatagaaattcaaaaaataaatattttttattttttatactaatacactttattattattattattattattattattattattattattattattattattattattattattattattattattattattattattattattattatattagcCCAGATGATTCAATTTGGGAAGGCGCAAcctttaaattatcattacaatTTTCAGAGGAATAGTaagttatttattattttttttttccaattttaccctcttttaattatttaactaacactttattttcataattaataatataacagTGTAGGTTTTTAATATTGTCATGATTAagatttattgtttttaaaataatactaacaattttatttatttattttttttttcttcaccACCATAATAAAACACtataaattaatacaaataaagcgtaagtttttttttttttttttaatatttatctAATACATATTATACTGAACATTtcattaatataaataattttcctttaaataattttagcAAACGATGCCCCAACtgtaaaatttttatcaaaGATGTTTCATCCTAATGGTAAGTGAATATTTTTAGCTACAGTTAATTGtataaatatcaattaaattttagtttaaaaaaaaaaaaaaaatcgtttccctatatttaattattaatttccaatttattgtgattaataaaattatagttTATGCAGATGGTTCAATTTGTCTCGATATTTTACAAAACCAATGGAGTCCAATTTATGATATTGCAGCAATTTTAACATCCattcaatcattattatGTGATCCAAATCCAAACTCTCCAGCAAATTCAGAATCAGCACGTTTATTCCGTGAAAACAAGAGGGAATACAATCGTAAAGTCAAAGAGATTGTAGAACAAAGTTGGTCATCTTAGTTgtcaggttttttttttatatttaaaggTTGTTTTGTGTTTGCATTGATATTTTTATGTATAATATTtcaacaatattatttttcacaTAACTATTCATATACAAATAACATTTCAACCAACCACTCATACATACACTCAGTACTtcaaaattgtaaatataatTCATTGATCAAAATAGAAGACAAAGTAATAAACTCActtttgttaaaaataataaataaaagtatgtcaataacaaaataataggttggttttctttttttttttttttttttttttttttttttttttaatttttttttcttttttttttttttttaaaaaaaatatccacACAATTCAGTGAAATAAAACCATAAAGAGTTatgtaaaatataaataaataaaaacaatttaaaaaaagtttattatggatttttttttttttttttttatttgaacgTCGTCTAATATTGGGAAATGAAatctaaatatatttttgttctaaaaataaaaaaataaaacagcagaataataaaaaaaaaaaaaatttttaataaaacaaaaataaaaataaaaacaaatcaaaaaaaaaaaaaaaacaaaaaaaaaaaaaacaaaaaaaaaaacaaaaaaaatttttaaaccaaACCAGCCTTGTTTGACAAAATTGACACCCCAGcctttttaattattttttattttttattttttattttttttttttttttttttttttgatcaccTTCTGTGAAAgtggtgaaaaaaaaaaaaaaacaccacaCCATgtgttttaatattaaataaaataaaaataaatgtctataaataaagaaaaaactaaatttaaCACTTTCAGACTcccaactaaaaaaaaaatttgttcaTGTACACACAATGAATATTCAGAAGATTTGAAGATACCAAAAGCAATTGATGGTGTTCCAATTGAACTCGAAAATATATTAACATTTAAAGAATATGAAAGAATTGTTAAAACTTGTAAAagaataatttctttaaaaatgtttaCAGATAAATTGTACTATATAACATTTGCTATGGGAATAGCTGCCTTTTTCTTATATTTCCCATTTTTATACACTCGTagaaaattattgattttggcAATGATTGCAGTAGTTAGTTTCATTCTTTTAGTTGGTTTAGCTTTATCAAGATTAACAATTATGGTaagtaaataattattttatataatcaaaaaaattttgtttagataaaattactaaaattaaaaaaaaaaaaaaaaaaaaaaaaaaacagaaattAAAAGCAAAATTAGatcaaaaaattcaaatattaaataatgattttaaagaaaaaaatataataattgaaagAGAGGTTAAAAAAGAACAAGTTTCAAGTATGAGAACAAaaaatcatattttaattaatataatttataatatacaACTTATTGCAGACcaatcaaattcaactaAAGCCGAAGAATCTttacaaaaagaaattaaaaaagaaatccaagtaattgaaaaaaatccaattgataaattaattaaaaataattataataatagtaataatgataataatagtaataataatagttcttATACCCAATTAAATATATCTAAATTACAACAACCTCAGTCACaaccaattgaaataaaaattaaaaataaaaacaatgattACCAAAAGATAGaatattcaattgaaataattaaagattttaatgtaaatttaaagaatgttgacgatgatgatgataataacgatgttgaaattgaaatggATTCAATGAACAAAGCAAACTTTGAAATGGTTTCAAATATCTATAGCGATGATAAAGCTCCATTgattgtataaaaaaataaataaataaaaaataaataaataaaatcattacaaaaaaaaaaaaaaaaaaaaaaaaaaaaaaaatattaatagatatattataaaataattttataaaataattttataatatatataaaaaaaaaccttgtttaaaaactaaaagaAAAACCAAATATAAAGATATctgaataaataatagataaaatataaattacaaGTTATTGaaatgaaagaaaaaaaacaaataaataaataaaaattattgtgaatgattttattatttattattatgattgttggtaatattattttctacaAATTGAAATTGCTGAAAAGCAACCAACATTTTCATATGATTTTTGAGTCCTTGTTTTGacataattatataaaattggtGTTAAACAAGAAAATGttggatttttaaataaaacagtagattttataatttcagtggtggttttaattgttgtttcaACTGTAGTTCTAATACAtgatgaagttgttgttgtcacTGTTGTTGATGTAGTTATTAATGGTTCAATTGTCTTTGGTAAAAATGTATAGTTTACTATGTCACCGTCGatgatttgaattttatctataaattctttttttactttatttttacttgCAATATATGTcgaaatatttaattgaaattcattattattaaaaaattggtttaacAAATTCCACATTACTAAATCTGATCCACAAAgttcattatttgatgaatATAAAAACTTAAGTGTTAATGCAACTGTTTTACTTTTGtcatttataatttctaaaatttcatcttttaaaagtttgattaaattaatttgaatttcctGTACTTGTTTCTCATTCATTGATGTTTCTATTGATGTAGgattgtttaaatttaaatagcCATATTCATTATCATACAATGTAAATGCATTTGTTTGGTATCCAACATATGTTTGCCTTTGTTGGAAATCtttttgaagaaaaaaaacagtttgggtcaaatattcattttggtttgatgattttggattattttgaaattctaaacctggaaaataaaattcgaataataatttataaattttcaatgtATTCTGGTACATATCAACTGTTGAATATCTAACAGGAGTTGTTTCATTTTGACATAACATATTGcctaataaataattaaagttAAGATAACtttgaatataatttttaggaccaaaaactaaatttgaaaatttaatttttgataaaataaaactattccAATGTTTGCAAACCAAATGTAAACTTTGACAAAATGAGAAAAACTGTTCATCACCTTTTGAATaatcaattgaataatttaaaatttttaaagttaataaatttgaaagttTAAAACTGTTTACTGCTATCTTTGTTTCAACCACATGtttatgatttaatttttgtttttttgatacAATATATGGTATTTGAATAAATGATGGATTATTGGAaacatttgaattttcatttgtaataataatcactGAAAATATGAGTGAGCTCTCATACTCACTACGATGATTCAAATTGCATGATCTAAAAATTCCATGATTtcttaaattttgatttgaaaataaCAATACATTTGAAAGgtttatttcattaatatcatatacattgaaaattatattgTGTGATTTAATGAGTGAtaccatttttatattatttgttccataatgatttattaatgaGTCGTACATATATAAGTCCATACCACTTAATTTTTCAATCCAATCAGAGGTTGTATACAAATCGTTCAAAATAATTCCTATTTGGTTACCTTTGTATATAagtttatcaaattcaattatcaccattttcattGCAATATTTCTAAAACCAATACTTTCTATGGATGGTGATCCCAATCGTTGCATTTTAAATGGATCCATTGTAAACATATCAAATTCTAGTAAACCAAAATATGGGTTTCGGttgtttgaatttataaatactGTAATATCATTATCAGGTAAAACGCAATACTTTATTGagtatttattataatcaaaaaacaTACCACTCTTTgaaatagatattttttcaaataattttgatcGATTATGTcttatttcaatttcatcaccatcatatCCTATTGgaacaaataatttacccACAAATCTTTTTCCATTTTCAACAGTTAcccatttattaattatttgattttcttgTTGTATTCCATCCAATTCAACTCCATTTGTTGTGATAttattgtttgtttgtttaaatatatgtaattttataaaatcaactTGTCTTTGGTTTGTACTGTACATACTATCTATTGAATATGTTACCCAATAACCATCCTTATAATTAGGAATAACCAAATCATAATGATTCtcaatgattttataattgtcatttttatttatcgaAGTTGCAATCTTTAATAGTTCATGAAAATTTGGACTAAATATTTTACCacattttgtaaaattaatataaatgtaTGGATTTATACAAaatattgttttgttttcttttatttttttttcttgtccTTCTATATCTTCAtgatcttcatcatcatcttcttcatagTCGTCATCGTATATAATTGGagtattaataaaactatcAATTGTGGTTGCCTTACTACTATTtcttgaattattattatcgaattcatcattatcaacagTTTCTATACAAAAGGATACTTTATTTgggaaataaagaaaattcattaaactatttatttttatattatcaatgctattatcatataaatcaattaaactaaaaatatttgaatgatttttttttttatttattgaatctATAATTGAATCTCTTATTTTAAGAtaactatttaaataatccatttaaattttttaaaactattttattacaaaaaattaaatattaaaaaattaaaaaaataacttaaatttttttttttttattaatcaaaGCAAATACTTAcgttaaaaaaaacatatatatattataataaattgaattttggaaattttatttatttatttttggtggTAATACCACATGTgggaaataattaataaaaaaatacaaaaacaaaaaaaattaattgtttaaaaaaaaaaaaaaaaaaaaaaaaaaaaaaaaaaaaaataattggaaaAATTTAGGGTTTGACCAtacaaaactttttttaaattaattattattttgttttacaaatttagtaaatttaaataattttttgagtGAATAAATAAGCTATTTATATAATacaaaaaattgtaaattttacATTTCAAATAAACATTCATTGCTTTACAAATTTTTCactgcaaaaaaaaaaataaaaaaaataattaagcaatgtatgtatgtattaagtgaaaaaaaattttatgagtggaatgtttaaataaaaattaaatataatataatttatttaaacataattttaatattttaaaatgctCAATAATTATATTCACAAAttagtttatatttttttttttttttttgtttcattGAAAGTTTCATATTGTAATTTGCATTATTTAGGATTAGATTGGAATCAAAATGTTGGAGGTAAATGGATTTGTGTTGATAAAAATTCACAACCTAATatcaaagattttttttataaatataatggtGGTTTTCATAagtatatttataaaacttataatttttcatatCCCAATAAACCAACAGGAAATGGTGTATATGTTTATTTTTCCCAAAATGGTGAAATAGCCTATATAGGAAAATCGTGGCAGAAAAAATTTAACGGGATTTATGATAGGATTGCAGCCCatcaaaataaagatttGTTTGGccaaccaaaaaataaagatgaaattctaaaagaaataaatggTTTACTTTCACATGATGAGattcaaaatattgaaaaaagagAGAAAATTACTAAATATTGTTACCTACCAATTCCCAATAACTCTCCAAGAGAATTAGCATATTATATAGAAGGTAGTTTACTCTCAATTTTCCATTCTTCTATTAATTCTTGGCAAAACGGAGGCCCTTCTGGTGATACGGGTATTTTTAATCGTTTTAGAATTCCAATAATAAGATATACCACAAATGAATATTCTATGTTGTATACTgcaaatgatgaaaatgttaataattaCTATTCTGTATTTGAGAATCCGgacttttataaaattttttattacttcaagaattatcaaaaagTAGAAGATGATTTGGAAAATTGTgaacaagaattaaaaataaataaaaatgaattgaaaCGAGAAATTTCGTCAATccaaaaatttttgaaatccACCAATTTGGAGGATGCATTCCATAATTTTAGAATTGGATATATAAAGGGTCACTCGAAAAACAGTAATCAAGCAGTACCAGGGGTTACTTTTACTAATATGCTGTCAGCTCTGTTTTATAATGTTAATTTGTTGCCAAAGTCTAATGAAAATGTTGAAATgcttattaaaattttagaaaaagtACAAAATgatggaaataaaaataaagctAATGAAGTTTTTTGTCCTCAggaaaaatctttaaattataaaattcaaaCTTTAGAAAAGAACAATGAAGATGCTAGAATAGTAAATAATCAACTTAATTCGACgattaattcaaatgaaataaaaaacaaagacataatttcaaaacaagaaaatgaaattattactttaaaaattgaaaatcaaaaattaaaaagtaacATTACTCTATTATATggtgaaatttcaattttagaaaaacaattaaatggTAACATTACTCAATTAAATGGTGCAATatcaattttagaaaaacaattaaatggTAACATTACCttattaaatgaagaaaTTTCATCATTGAACTCAATAATTACTGATTATGAAAgaaataatacaattttgACTCATCAAGCAGAGCTtgattcatttgaattaaaatcatatGATCAATGTATTATTGATAGAAATAGATACAAAATGGAATCAGAAAAATcaccatttaatttaaaacaataccCATCGTTGGTTAAAATTGATGATGTTTCACAATGTCCAAAATATAAATgcttaaaaagaaaatcattaaatgagTGGACTATTGGACTAAACATCCCAGCTTTTTGTAGAGAAAGTCGATATGATTGTTCGTTGTGTTACAAATACATAGAATGCAGTTTTTCTGATgaattttaaacaaatttaaGCGCactttttgtaatttaaaatatttttatatgggagcccatataaaattaatatgtataattttcaaattttgaaaaatgcTAAAACTTGAATGTTTTTCACAATATATTTCTCAATCACTCCAATTAAACCATAgttttattcaaaataaattaataattaatatcaacaataaatagattttttgcatttttttttttttttttttttttttttttggttttttaaaactGATTTTAggctttttattattttttaaaaaattctattatatggttatatatttgttttaacttttaaattttatctttaatttattttttataaataatctgaataaaaataataatttaattataattaatactattaaaatGAGTTGATAGAATTAACTATAAAAggataattaatattattaatttaataatttttggagttatttataataattgaaaatattttttttaataatatataattcataaaaattaattaataatactatttaaattaacaattaataaaatattgataCCAATAAATGAATGTaatgatatattaaaattaatatcaacaccactattaaatgatgatataaatggtttatttttaatttaatataaattttttttttttttttttccttaaaaaaaaaaaaattataaatatatattatttattttgaagttttatttgaaaggtaaaatgattaaaaagttataataaaagaaatgaattgattggattatttacattaaattgtttaataaaatataaataataatttttttacctattattactataaattattacaattttaatttttttttttttttttaaaaattattttaaaaactaaaaaatttcttcttctttttaagATGTTTCTTAATTGTCATATAATGTTGAAATCTTTTTTCACACATTTTACAACCTCtacataatatatataaatattggGAATCCTCCATTATATATGATgatggattttttttatctgattctctttttgaaaataaagttCTTGGTGTCATTGGTCCTTTTTGCGATTCCTTTGGTTTTGGACTTGTAGGTAAAGATTTTCCTCTTGATGATAATACTTTTGTAGGAGTTTGTTGACCTTCAACTGGAacatcatttgaatttaattctttttaccaaataaattattaagattaatataaatataaattatatacattcaaaaaaaaaaaaaaataaaaataaaatacaaaaaaaaaaaaaaaaaaaaaaaaaaaaaaaaatagaataaataccatttaaaccaattaaCTTTGGtacaatcattttatttatgttgaaattttaattatattacaaaaaattttttttttttaattaataaaaaaaaaaaaaaaaaaatgttgagAAAATTagatatataaat comes from Dictyostelium discoideum AX4 chromosome 2 chromosome, whole genome shotgun sequence and encodes:
- the rad6 gene encoding ubiquitin-conjugating enzyme E2 is translated as MSTAARRRLMRDFKRLQSDPPAGISGAPLENNILMWQAVIFGPDDSIWEGATFKLSLQFSEEYPNDAPTVKFLSKMFHPNVYADGSICLDILQNQWSPIYDIAAILTSIQSLLCDPNPNSPANSESARLFRENKREYNRKVKEIVEQSWSS